The following are encoded in a window of Apteryx mantelli isolate bAptMan1 chromosome 17, bAptMan1.hap1, whole genome shotgun sequence genomic DNA:
- the ANAPC7 gene encoding anaphase-promoting complex subunit 7 isoform X4 produces the protein MAECYTMLKQDKDAIAILDGIPSRQRTPKINMMLANLYKKAGQERSSVTSYKEVLRQCPLALDAILGLLSLSVKGAEVASMTMNVIQSIPNLDWLSVWIKAYAFVHTGDNTRAINTICSLEKKSLLRDNVDLLGSLADLYFRAGDNKNSILKFEQAQMLDPYLIKGMDVYGYLLAREGRLEDVENLGCRLFNISDQHAEPWVVSGCHSFYSKRYSRALYLGAKAIQLNSNSVQALLLKGAALRNMGRVQEAIIHFREAIRLAPCRLDCYEGLIECYLASNSIREAMVMANNVYKTLGANAQTLTLLATVCLEDPVTQEKAKTLLDKALTQRPDYIKAVVKKAELLSREQKYEDGIALLRNALANQSDCVLHRILGDFLVAVNEYQEAMDQYSIALSLDPNDQKSLEGMQKMEKEESPTDATQEEDVDDMEGSGEEGDLEGSDSEAAQWADQEQWFGMQ, from the exons ATCAATATGATGTTGGCAAATCTATACAAAAAAGCAGGTCAAGAACGCTCATCTGTTACGAGCTATAAAGAAGTACTGAGACAGTGCCCTTTAGCACTTGATGCCATTCTAG GCTTGCTCTCGCTCTCGGTGAAAGGTGCGGAGGTGGCCTCTATGACAATGAATGTAATTCAGAGTATTCCCAACTTGGATTGGCTTTCAGTGTGGATCAAGGCATATGCTTTCGTACATACTGGAGATAACACTAGAGCAATCAATACCATTTG CTCTTTAGAGAAAAAGTCACTACTGCGGGATAATGTAGACTTACTGGGGAGCTTAGCAGACCTATACTTCAGAGCCGGAGATAATAAAAACTCAATTCTAAAATTTGAACAAGCACAAATGCTGGATCCTTATCTAATAAAAG gaATGGATGTATATGGTTATTTATTGGCACGCGAAGGTCGACTAGAGGACGTAGAGAACTTGGGCTGCCGTCTCTTCAACATTTCTGATCAACACGCAGAACCCTGGGTGGTATCTGG GTGTCATAGTTTCTACAGTAAACGATACTCCCGTGCCTTATATTTAGGAGCCAAAGCTATTCAACTTAATAGTAATAGCGTTCAAGCTCTGCTACTGAAAGGAGCTGCTCTTAGGAATATGGGTCGAGTACAAGAAGCAATTATACACTTTCGTGAAGCAATACGTCTTGCACCTTGCAGGCTGGATTGCTATGAAG GTCTCATCGAATGTTATCTAGCATCTAACAGTATCCGTGAAGCTATGGTTATGGCAAATAATGTGTATAAAACTCTGGGAGCAAACGCACAGACGCTCACTCTGTTAGCAACAGTCTGTCTTGAAGACCCAGTCacacaggaaaaagcaaaaacGTTATTGGACAAAGCACTGACACAAAGACCTGATTACATTAAAGCCGTGGTAAAGAAAGCAGAACTTCTTA GTAGAGAACAAAAGTATGAAGATGGAATTGCTTTGCTGAGGAATGCACTGGCTAATCAGAGTGACTGTGTTCTGCATCGAATCCTGGGAGACTTTCTGGTAGCTGTCAATGAATATCAGGAAGCAATGGACCAGTACAGCATTGCCCTAAG tTTGGATCCAAATGACCAGAAGTCATTAGAAGGaatgcagaaaatggaaaaagaggaaagtcCAACAGATGCAACCCAGGAAGAAGACGTGGATGATATGGAGGGAAGTGGAGAAGAGGGTGACTTGGAAGGCAGTGATAGTGAGGCAGCTCAATGGGCAGATCAAGAACAGTGGTTTGGCATGCAGTAA